One Cupriavidus pauculus genomic window, GCGGAACAGCGTCTCCGCGTCCTGGATATTGATCAGCGCGAGCGCGCTGTCGAATTCGTAGTGGCCGGACGAGAACACGCCCACCACCGTGAACTGCTTGAGGCGCGGCAGCACGCCGGCCGGGGTGATCGTGCCCTGCGGGGCCACCAGCGTGACCTTGTCGCCCACGCGCACGCCCATGGCCGCGGCCAGTTCGCTACCGAGCGCGATATCGAAGCCGCCCGGCACCAGCGCGTTCATATTGCCCGCGGTGAACTGGGCGCCGACATCGGAAACCTTGGGCTCCTCGGCCGGATCGACCCCGCGCAGCAGCACGCCGCGTACGGCATCCTCGCGCGTGAGCATCGCCTGCGCCGCCACATAGGGCGCGGCGCCGATCACCTCCTTGTTCTGCATCGCCTCGGCGGCGGTTTTCTGCCAGTCGCTCAGCGGCTGCTCGCCGACCACTTCGATATGCGCCAGCACCGACAGCATGCGGTCGCGCACTTCCTTCTGGAAGCCGTTCATCACCGACAGCACCACGATCAGCGCGGCCACGCCAAGCGCGATACCGAGCATCGAGATCATCGAGATGAACGAGATGAATGTATTGCGGCTGGCGCGCTTGCTTGCGCGCGTGTATCGCCAGCCGATCTGCCACTCGTAGGGAAAGTTCAAGAGAGGTCCTGTTGATTCGCGGAAATAGGAGCACAGTTTACAATCACGGCCACTATGATGACGCACCTGACTCTGATTGTCCCCTTTTCCGTCCCGCCCGGTCCCGGTGGCGACGGTGCCGAC contains:
- a CDS encoding lipoprotein-releasing ABC transporter permease subunit → MNFPYEWQIGWRYTRASKRASRNTFISFISMISMLGIALGVAALIVVLSVMNGFQKEVRDRMLSVLAHIEVVGEQPLSDWQKTAAEAMQNKEVIGAAPYVAAQAMLTREDAVRGVLLRGVDPAEEPKVSDVGAQFTAGNMNALVPGGFDIALGSELAAAMGVRVGDKVTLVAPQGTITPAGVLPRLKQFTVVGVFSSGHYEFDSALALINIQDAETLFRQAGPTGVRLKLVDMQRAPEVARQLATTMTGNLYLRDWSQQNRNWFAAVQTEKRMMFIILTLIIAVAAFNLVSTLVMTVTDKQPDIAILRTMGAQPRSIMKIFIVQGVAIGFIGTLLGVAGGTLIATNIDVIVPFIERLLHVQFLPRDIYFISELPSDPRVNDIATIGVISFVLATLATIYPSWRAARVNPAEALRYE